A stretch of the Corylus avellana chromosome ca6, CavTom2PMs-1.0 genome encodes the following:
- the LOC132185766 gene encoding NADH dehydrogenase [ubiquinone] 1 beta subcomplex subunit 10-B: MGRKKGVEFDEAAPDDFDPSNPYKDPVAMLEMREHIVREKWIDIEKAKILREKLRWCYRIEGVNHLQKCRHLVQQYLDATRGIGWGKDHRPLSLHGPKVEAVESE; encoded by the exons ATGGGGAGAAAGAAGGGAGTGGAATTCGATGAGGCGGCACCGGATGACTTCGATCCGTCGAATCCGTACAAGGATCCGGTGGCGATGCTGGAGATGAGGGAGCACATTGTAAGGGAGAAGTGGATCGACATCGAGAAGGCGAAGATCCTGAGGGAGAAGCTCCGGTGGTGCTACCGCATCGAAGGCGTTAACCACCTCCAGAAATGCCGCCACCTCGTCCAACAGTACCTCGACGCCACCCGGGGCATCGGCTGGGGCAAGGACCATCGCCCCCTCTCCCTCCACG GTCCGAAGGTCGAGGCGGTTGAGTCTGAATGA
- the LOC132184814 gene encoding LOB domain-containing protein 40-like — protein sequence MRMSCNGCRVLRKGCGDSCTIRPCLQWIKTAQSQSNATVFLAKFYGRAGLVNLINAGPQHLRPEIFKSLLYEACGRIVNPIYGSAGLIWSGSWHLCQAAVEAVLRGAPIMQISSESAVSSMSPPLKACDIRHVSKREKAAPSDQLHKVKKSRNRLKSSAAKQKVEYSALEFAIVTGSSGNEDEFGGSVSHELWASQNPSRGGDSGEADCVSAETVEATLAKPDERADSSDVDLDLTLGFGHWDRVKGGEQLDGVDDDTCKMEVGIRSGSAHM from the exons ATGCGGATGAGTTGTAATGGCTGCCGAGTCCTCCGCAAAGGCTGCGGCGACAGCTGCACCATCAGACCCTGCCTTCAGTGGATCAAAACCGCCCAATCCCAATCCAACGCTACCGTATTCCTCGCCAAGTTCTATGGTCGCGCTGGCCTCGTTAACCTCATCAATGCCGGCCCCCAACATCTCCGTCCTG AAATATTCAAATCCTTGCTATACGAAGCGTGTGGGCGGATAGTGAATCCGATTTACGGGTCAGCCGGGTTGATTTGGTCCGGGAGCTGGCATCTCTGCCAAGCCGCCGTGGAGGCGGTTCTCAGAGGCGCGCCGATCATGCAGATTTCTTCCGAGTCCGCTGTGAGCAGCATGAGCCCACCGCTTAAAGCCTGCGATATACGCCACGTGTCGAAGAGGGAGAAAGCGGCTCCTTCCGATCAGCTTCACAAGGTTAAGAAGTCTCGGAACCGGCTCAAGAGCTCTGCTGCGAAGCAGAAAGTGGAGTATAGTGCTTTGGAGTTTGCGATTGTGACCGGGTCATCAGGAAATGAAGACGAGTTCGGTGGATCGGTGAGTCACGAGTTGTGGGCGAGTCAGAATCCGAGTCGCGGAGGTGATAGCGGAGAGGCTGACTGTGTTTCTGCTGAGACTGTGGAGGCTACGCTGGCGAAGCCGGACGAGCGAGCCGATAGTAGCGACGTGGACTTGGACCTAACTTTGGGCTTCGGCCACTGGGATCGAGTAAAGGGTGGGGAACAGCTGGACGGTGTCGATGATGACACGTGTAAGATGGAAGTGGGGATCCGGAGCGGCTCAGCCCATATGTAA